From Bradyrhizobium sp. NDS-1, the proteins below share one genomic window:
- a CDS encoding amidohydrolase family protein yields the protein MAASGVPANTSGLFVEPREDWLALHQEEIIDPARPIVDPHHHLWNRGHRYLIEEMAADIASGHNVIATVYVDCRSMYRAHGPEAFRPVGEVEFANGVAAMSASGAYGKAAICAGIVSHANLLLGDAAKGVLEAEIAAGNGRFRGIRHSSAWDQDPVVAGMYANRQKGLLQDPAFRRGFACLAPLNLSFDAWLFHPQIGELTELARAFPDTRIVLDHCGGPAGIGRFAGRREEVFPQWRASIREIAKCENVVVKLGGLAMCLLGYDFHLRERPPSSEELAAAWRPYIETCIEAFGHKRAMFESNFPPDKGQCSYQVIFNAFKRIASPLSEAEKTALFSQTAIDVYRLELPS from the coding sequence ATGGCTGCAAGCGGAGTGCCCGCCAACACGAGCGGGCTGTTCGTCGAGCCGCGCGAGGACTGGCTCGCGCTGCACCAGGAGGAGATCATCGATCCGGCGCGGCCGATCGTCGATCCCCATCACCATCTCTGGAATCGCGGGCACCGTTATCTGATCGAGGAGATGGCCGCGGACATCGCGAGCGGCCACAACGTCATCGCCACGGTCTATGTCGACTGCCGCTCGATGTACCGCGCGCATGGGCCGGAGGCGTTCCGGCCGGTCGGCGAGGTCGAGTTCGCCAACGGCGTCGCCGCGATGAGCGCGAGCGGCGCTTACGGCAAAGCGGCGATCTGTGCCGGCATCGTCAGCCACGCCAATCTGTTGCTCGGCGACGCCGCCAAGGGGGTGCTGGAAGCCGAGATCGCGGCCGGCAACGGCCGCTTCCGCGGCATCAGGCATTCCTCGGCCTGGGACCAGGACCCCGTCGTCGCCGGCATGTACGCCAACAGGCAGAAAGGCCTGTTGCAGGACCCAGCCTTCCGCCGAGGCTTTGCTTGCCTCGCGCCGCTGAACCTTAGCTTCGATGCCTGGCTGTTCCACCCGCAGATCGGCGAACTGACTGAACTGGCCCGCGCCTTCCCCGATACCAGGATCGTGCTTGACCATTGCGGCGGCCCCGCCGGTATCGGCCGCTTTGCAGGACGGCGCGAGGAGGTGTTTCCGCAATGGCGCGCCTCGATCCGGGAAATCGCAAAATGCGAGAACGTGGTGGTGAAGCTCGGCGGGCTCGCCATGTGCCTGCTCGGCTACGACTTCCATCTGCGCGAGAGGCCGCCGTCATCCGAGGAGCTTGCCGCTGCCTGGCGACCCTACATCGAAACCTGCATCGAGGCGTTCGGACACAAGCGCGCGATGTTCGAAAGCAATTTCCCGCCGGACAAGGGCCAGTGCAGCTACCAGGTGATCTTCAACGCCTTCAAGCGCATCGCATCGCCCCTGAGCGAGGCCGAGAAGACAGCGCTGTTCTCGCAGACCGCGATCGACGTCTATCGGCTCGAATTGCCGTCATGA
- a CDS encoding thioesterase family protein, which yields MPPVYRVDGNNVVSSPDAAGPWDPRMQHGSAPASLVTWAAERIPTPVAMDIARVTIDLMRPVPVGPLTIATEVLREGRKIQLCQIKLLADGVQVVGATVLKIRRQALTLPDGVKELPVTLPSPEDSLVEESAAVTSPFVRLVSMRAARGRFGQAGAGAIWFRVDNPLIEGEAISQAMRAVVAADFSNGTASMLDFRAWTYINADLTVSFSRQPVGEWILLDGESWIGADGTGLAMSRLADRQGYFGRAVQSLVIERR from the coding sequence ATGCCCCCCGTCTACCGCGTCGACGGCAACAATGTCGTCAGCAGTCCGGATGCCGCCGGCCCCTGGGACCCGCGCATGCAGCACGGCTCGGCGCCGGCTTCGCTGGTGACATGGGCGGCCGAGCGCATTCCGACGCCTGTTGCGATGGACATCGCGCGCGTCACGATCGATCTGATGCGCCCGGTGCCGGTCGGGCCGCTCACGATCGCGACCGAAGTCTTGCGCGAGGGCCGCAAGATTCAGCTCTGCCAGATCAAGCTGCTCGCCGACGGCGTGCAGGTGGTCGGCGCCACCGTGCTCAAGATCAGGCGCCAGGCGCTGACGCTGCCCGATGGCGTCAAGGAGCTGCCGGTCACATTACCTTCGCCCGAGGATTCGCTGGTCGAGGAGAGTGCCGCCGTCACCAGCCCGTTCGTGCGATTGGTCTCGATGCGCGCCGCGCGCGGCCGCTTCGGCCAGGCCGGCGCCGGCGCGATCTGGTTTCGCGTCGACAATCCGCTGATCGAGGGCGAGGCGATCTCGCAGGCGATGCGCGCAGTGGTCGCCGCCGACTTTTCCAACGGCACCGCCTCGATGCTCGACTTCCGCGCCTGGACCTACATCAATGCCGATCTCACCGTGAGTTTTTCGCGCCAGCCGGTCGGCGAGTGGATCCTGCTCGACGGTGAGTCCTGGATCGGCGCTGACGGCACCGGGCTCGCAATGTCGCGCCTCGCCGACCGCCAGGGCTATTTCGGCCGCGCGGTGCAGAGCCTCGTGATCGAGAGGCGGTGA
- a CDS encoding winged helix-turn-helix domain-containing protein gives MQFLFRDHLLDTDLRELSREQVPVAVEPQVFDLVVHLMQNRDRVVSKDELIDKIWHGRSVSESTLTSRINAARKAIGDSGASQALIRTIARKGFRFVGDVEAKGGELTPEHGRTAWASRAALALPERPAIAVLPFTNMSGEAEQDYFSDGISEDIITALSKLRWFFVVARNSSFVYKGRAVHIREVARELGVRYVVEGSVRRSGDRVRISAQLNDVSTGSHLWAERYDRELADIFAVQDEITEAIVAAIEPQLYAAENFRAQQKPPGSLDAWDLVMRALSHHWRSTREDNAAAQELLEKAIAIDPAYGKALGLLATSHIFGAHMGWADMAATVPIAERAALAAVEADREDAFAHHGLAYTYLFRRRFDDALAEFELALQLNPNFAMAHAFYGVTLCYAGRWQDGDAAARRALRLSPRDPLAAIYCGIAAYARFVGRDYGGAVQMARESLRQRGDFVGAHRVLTAAAGMSGDTALAASALAGLRRAQPAVSLAWITRELPMLRDEDRAHYLEGLRRAGLK, from the coding sequence GTGCAGTTTCTGTTCAGGGACCATCTTCTCGATACCGACCTGCGCGAGCTGAGCCGCGAGCAGGTTCCCGTTGCCGTGGAGCCGCAGGTTTTCGATCTCGTCGTCCACCTCATGCAGAATCGCGACCGGGTGGTCAGCAAGGACGAGTTGATCGACAAGATCTGGCACGGCCGCAGCGTCTCCGAATCCACCCTGACCAGCCGGATCAACGCCGCGCGCAAGGCGATCGGCGACAGTGGCGCGAGTCAGGCGCTGATCCGCACCATCGCCCGCAAGGGTTTTCGTTTCGTCGGCGACGTCGAGGCCAAGGGGGGCGAGCTCACCCCGGAGCACGGCCGCACCGCATGGGCGTCGCGGGCGGCACTCGCGCTTCCCGAGCGGCCCGCGATCGCCGTGCTGCCCTTCACCAACATGAGCGGCGAGGCAGAGCAGGATTATTTTTCCGACGGCATCAGCGAAGATATCATCACCGCGCTTTCGAAGCTGCGCTGGTTCTTCGTCGTCGCGCGGAACTCCTCCTTCGTCTACAAGGGGCGCGCCGTGCACATCCGCGAGGTGGCGCGCGAGCTCGGGGTACGCTACGTGGTCGAAGGCAGCGTGCGGCGGAGCGGCGATCGCGTGCGCATCTCGGCCCAGCTCAACGACGTCTCGACCGGCAGCCATCTCTGGGCCGAGCGCTATGATCGTGAGCTCGCCGACATCTTCGCCGTGCAGGACGAAATCACCGAGGCGATCGTCGCCGCGATCGAGCCTCAGCTCTATGCCGCCGAAAACTTTCGCGCCCAGCAGAAGCCGCCGGGCAGCCTGGACGCCTGGGACCTCGTGATGCGCGCCTTGTCGCATCATTGGCGCAGCACGCGCGAGGACAATGCCGCCGCGCAAGAGCTGCTCGAAAAAGCCATCGCGATCGATCCGGCCTATGGCAAGGCGCTGGGCCTGCTCGCGACGAGCCATATCTTCGGTGCGCATATGGGCTGGGCCGACATGGCCGCGACGGTGCCGATCGCCGAACGCGCGGCGCTCGCGGCGGTGGAGGCCGATCGCGAGGATGCCTTTGCCCATCACGGCCTCGCCTACACCTATCTGTTCCGCCGCCGCTTCGACGACGCGCTGGCGGAGTTCGAACTGGCGCTGCAGCTCAATCCGAATTTTGCAATGGCGCACGCATTCTATGGCGTGACGCTTTGTTATGCCGGACGATGGCAGGATGGCGATGCTGCTGCGCGCCGCGCGCTGCGGCTCAGCCCGCGCGACCCGCTCGCGGCGATCTATTGCGGGATTGCGGCCTATGCCCGGTTCGTCGGCCGCGACTACGGGGGGGCCGTGCAGATGGCGCGGGAGTCGCTGCGGCAACGCGGCGATTTCGTCGGGGCGCATCGCGTGCTGACCGCCGCCGCCGGGATGTCAGGCGATACGGCGCTCGCGGCTTCCGCCCTCGCTGGCCTGCGCCGCGCGCAACCCGCGGTCTCGCTCGCCTGGATCACGCGCGAGCTGCCGATGCTGCGGGACGAGGATCGTGCGCATTATCTCGAGGGATTGCGGCGCGCGGGACTGAAATGA
- a CDS encoding cupin domain-containing protein, giving the protein MSRALIEVGSCNVDLELRPIEPSWVIEGNPVSRSRVLSTSADGTAQTIIWQCTEGRFNWYYDIDETIMIMEGSIVLESDGMPPKRYGPGDVIFFRDGAHAKWHVECHVKKIAFCRKTNPVMIGFLIRVVNKLKKIFAFGGERRPASLMGAG; this is encoded by the coding sequence ATGTCGCGCGCATTGATTGAAGTCGGTAGTTGCAATGTGGATCTCGAGCTGCGGCCGATCGAGCCGTCCTGGGTCATCGAGGGTAATCCGGTATCGCGCTCACGCGTCCTGTCGACCAGCGCCGACGGCACGGCCCAGACCATCATCTGGCAGTGCACCGAAGGACGTTTCAACTGGTACTACGATATCGACGAGACGATCATGATCATGGAAGGTTCGATCGTGCTCGAAAGCGACGGCATGCCGCCGAAGCGCTATGGCCCCGGCGATGTCATCTTCTTCCGCGACGGCGCGCATGCCAAATGGCATGTCGAATGCCACGTCAAGAAGATCGCCTTCTGCCGCAAGACCAATCCCGTGATGATCGGTTTCCTGATCCGCGTCGTCAACAAGCTCAAGAAGATTTTCGCTTTCGGCGGCGAGCGCCGTCCGGCCTCGCTGATGGGTGCCGGCTAG
- a CDS encoding NAD(P)H-dependent flavin oxidoreductase yields MASDRLQRFRDRLALPLIAAPMFLVSGVELMVAACRNGVIGSFPTVNCRSTDQIDAWLTAIETRLRQHEDQTGRKAAPLCPNLIVHRSNARLEQDLAVLLRHKPEVVITSVGSPAPVLKPLHDAGALVLADVASIRHAERAAEAGADGLVLLTAGAGGQTGWLNPFAFVRAVRAFYDGVIVLAGGISDGHSLHAAEVLGCDLAYMGTKFIATRESMADDRHKRMLVESSADDVLLTTAFTGLQTSMLRPSIVAAGLDPDDLPARGAIDIAEDIDLAARENRPKRWRDIWSGGHSTSGVTDVLPVDELVARTGVEYREARARLSP; encoded by the coding sequence GTGGCATCCGATCGACTGCAACGCTTTCGCGATCGTCTCGCTCTGCCCTTGATCGCTGCGCCGATGTTCCTGGTGTCGGGCGTCGAGCTCATGGTCGCGGCCTGCCGCAACGGGGTCATCGGCAGCTTCCCGACCGTGAATTGCCGCAGCACGGACCAGATCGATGCATGGCTCACCGCGATCGAGACGCGGCTGCGCCAGCACGAAGACCAGACCGGCCGCAAGGCGGCGCCGCTCTGTCCGAACCTGATCGTGCACCGCTCCAATGCGCGGCTGGAGCAGGATCTCGCCGTGCTGCTGCGGCACAAGCCCGAGGTCGTCATTACGTCGGTCGGCTCGCCCGCGCCCGTGTTGAAGCCGCTGCACGATGCCGGTGCGCTTGTGCTGGCCGATGTCGCTTCCATCCGCCATGCCGAACGCGCGGCGGAAGCAGGTGCCGACGGGCTGGTGCTGCTCACCGCGGGCGCCGGCGGCCAGACCGGCTGGCTCAACCCGTTCGCCTTCGTCCGCGCGGTCCGTGCATTCTACGACGGCGTCATCGTGCTCGCGGGCGGCATCAGCGACGGCCATTCGCTGCACGCGGCCGAAGTGCTCGGCTGCGATCTCGCCTATATGGGCACGAAGTTCATCGCGACGCGCGAGAGCATGGCGGACGACCGCCACAAGCGGATGCTGGTCGAGAGCAGCGCCGACGACGTCCTGCTCACCACCGCCTTTACCGGCCTGCAGACCAGTATGCTGAGGCCGTCGATCGTGGCCGCCGGGCTTGATCCCGACGATCTGCCGGCGCGCGGCGCGATCGACATCGCCGAGGATATCGATCTGGCCGCGCGCGAAAACCGGCCGAAGCGGTGGCGTGACATCTGGAGCGGCGGGCACTCCACCTCTGGTGTCACCGACGTGCTCCCTGTCGACGAACTCGTTGCGCGGACGGGGGTCGAATATCGTGAGGCGAGGGCACGTCTCTCCCCGTAA
- a CDS encoding AMP-binding protein, whose protein sequence is MSDPLHASSPTCAQTLRALSRYPGRTAFAWPGGSLSYQGTIDLIGRIQGVFVRLGLQAGARVAFLTANRADTWCAGVAAQLSQLCITWLHPLGSLEDQLFQLEDSEAEMLVVDAAAFRDRGGELAAKASLLKAVFTMGPAGYGVDLLAAIESAGHASAQCLASLDDLSTLNYTGGTTGKSKGALRYHRENAGAAAAILADFEIPDAARYLTVAPISHVAGTKVLPTLMRGGTVHMLRGFDPDAVLATIARERIDFTLFVPTMIYVLLDHPALDKTDLSSLDLVLYGASAMSPSRLVEGIERIGPVFSQLYGQTECYPVSVLRKADHDPRTPELFLSCGFPIAACEVRILDDNDQEVKTGEAGEICVRAPHVMAEYWKRPDITAETLKNGWVHTGDIARKDERGYMFILDRKKDMIVSGGFNIFPREVEDVLSQHADVAMVAVVGIPDEKWGEAVTAIVVPREGARPDPDELINLVKTRKGSAHAPKQIQFVNQLPMTGVGKVDKKVLRAGFWSGRDRMVG, encoded by the coding sequence ATGTCCGATCCGCTCCACGCATCGTCCCCGACTTGCGCGCAGACGCTACGGGCGCTGTCGCGCTATCCCGGCCGCACCGCTTTCGCATGGCCCGGGGGATCGCTGAGCTATCAAGGCACCATCGATCTGATCGGACGCATCCAGGGCGTGTTCGTGCGGCTTGGATTGCAGGCGGGCGCGCGCGTCGCCTTTCTCACCGCGAACCGTGCCGATACCTGGTGCGCCGGCGTCGCCGCGCAATTGTCGCAGCTCTGCATCACCTGGCTGCATCCGCTGGGATCGCTGGAGGACCAGCTGTTCCAGCTCGAGGATTCCGAGGCGGAGATGCTGGTGGTCGATGCAGCCGCCTTCCGCGACCGCGGCGGCGAGCTCGCTGCGAAAGCGAGCCTGCTCAAGGCGGTCTTCACCATGGGGCCGGCCGGCTACGGCGTCGATCTGCTGGCGGCCATCGAGAGCGCGGGACACGCCAGCGCGCAATGTCTTGCCAGCCTCGACGATCTCTCCACGCTGAACTACACCGGCGGCACCACCGGCAAATCCAAGGGCGCGTTGCGCTATCACCGCGAGAATGCCGGGGCCGCCGCTGCGATCCTCGCCGACTTCGAGATCCCCGACGCGGCACGCTACCTCACCGTCGCCCCGATCAGTCATGTCGCCGGCACGAAAGTGCTGCCGACCCTCATGCGCGGCGGCACCGTGCACATGCTGAGGGGATTCGATCCCGATGCCGTGCTTGCCACGATCGCGCGCGAGCGCATCGACTTCACGCTGTTCGTGCCGACCATGATCTACGTGCTGCTCGACCATCCTGCGCTTGACAAGACCGATCTGTCCTCGCTCGATCTGGTGCTCTACGGAGCGTCCGCGATGTCGCCGAGCCGGCTCGTCGAGGGCATCGAACGCATCGGACCGGTGTTCTCGCAGCTTTACGGCCAGACCGAATGCTATCCGGTCTCGGTGCTGCGCAAGGCGGACCACGATCCCAGGACGCCCGAGCTGTTCCTGTCCTGCGGCTTCCCGATCGCGGCCTGCGAGGTCAGGATCCTCGACGATAACGATCAGGAGGTGAAGACGGGCGAGGCCGGCGAGATCTGCGTGCGCGCCCCGCATGTCATGGCCGAATACTGGAAGCGGCCCGACATCACCGCCGAGACGCTGAAGAACGGCTGGGTCCACACCGGCGACATCGCGCGCAAGGACGAGCGCGGCTACATGTTCATCCTCGACCGCAAGAAGGACATGATCGTGTCCGGCGGCTTCAACATCTTCCCGCGCGAAGTCGAGGACGTGCTGTCGCAACATGCCGATGTCGCCATGGTCGCGGTCGTCGGCATCCCCGACGAGAAATGGGGCGAAGCCGTCACCGCCATCGTCGTGCCGCGCGAGGGCGCACGGCCCGATCCGGACGAACTGATCAACCTGGTCAAGACACGAAAGGGCTCGGCACATGCGCCCAAGCAGATCCAGTTCGTCAACCAGCTCCCGATGACCGGCGTCGGCAAGGTCGACAAGAAGGTACTGCGTGCGGGCTTCTGGAGCGGAAGGGACCGGATGGTGGGGTAA
- a CDS encoding aminopeptidase, with protein MTDHRNSATPIDPAKLDRLAEVAVKVGLGLRPGQDLLLTAPAIALPLVRRIAVHAYKAGAGIVTPILSDEEMTLARYRHGHDSSFDRAAGWLYEGMAKAFSDNTARLAIVGDNPMLLSGEDPSKVARASKANSMAYQPALEKIVNFDTNWNIIAYPSPSWARQVFPNDPEDVAIGKLADAIFAASRVDREDAMGNWASHNAVLRERTNWLNGQRFRALQYSGPGTDLTIGLADGHEWEGGASLSKNGISCNANIPTEEVFTTPHCRRVYGHVVSSKPLSYQGTLIDNIAVRFEDGKIVDAKASRGAEVLNKVLDTDEGARRLGEVALVPHSSPISQSGLLFYNTLFDENAASHIALGQCYSKCFVNGAQLTPQQIAAQGGNQSLIHIDWMIGSAETDIDGILPDGSKVPVFRKGEWAK; from the coding sequence ATGACTGATCACCGCAATTCCGCTACCCCCATCGATCCCGCCAAACTCGACCGGCTGGCCGAGGTGGCGGTGAAGGTGGGCCTGGGCTTGCGGCCGGGGCAGGATCTTCTTTTGACCGCGCCTGCGATCGCGCTGCCGCTGGTGCGGCGGATCGCGGTGCACGCTTACAAGGCCGGCGCCGGCATCGTGACGCCGATCCTGTCGGACGAGGAGATGACGCTGGCGCGCTACCGCCATGGCCACGACAGCAGTTTCGATCGTGCCGCCGGCTGGCTGTACGAGGGGATGGCCAAGGCGTTCTCGGACAACACCGCGCGGCTCGCTATCGTCGGCGACAATCCGATGCTGTTGTCCGGCGAGGATCCGTCGAAAGTGGCGCGCGCCAGCAAGGCCAATTCGATGGCCTATCAGCCCGCACTGGAAAAGATCGTCAATTTCGACACCAACTGGAACATCATCGCCTATCCAAGCCCGTCCTGGGCCAGGCAGGTGTTTCCCAATGACCCCGAGGACGTCGCGATCGGCAAGCTCGCCGATGCGATCTTCGCGGCCTCGCGCGTCGACCGCGAGGACGCGATGGGCAATTGGGCGAGCCACAATGCGGTGCTGCGGGAGCGTACCAACTGGCTGAATGGCCAGCGTTTCCGCGCACTGCAGTATTCGGGGCCGGGGACCGACCTGACCATCGGCCTTGCCGACGGCCACGAATGGGAGGGCGGCGCCTCGCTGTCCAAGAACGGCATCAGCTGCAACGCCAACATCCCGACCGAAGAGGTGTTCACCACGCCGCATTGCCGCCGGGTCTACGGCCATGTCGTGAGTTCGAAGCCGCTGTCCTATCAGGGCACGCTGATCGACAACATCGCCGTGCGCTTCGAGGACGGCAAGATCGTGGACGCGAAGGCCTCGCGCGGCGCGGAAGTGCTGAACAAGGTGCTCGACACCGACGAGGGCGCACGCCGTCTCGGCGAAGTGGCTCTGGTGCCGCATTCATCGCCGATCTCGCAAAGCGGGTTGTTGTTCTACAACACGCTGTTCGACGAGAATGCGGCGTCTCACATCGCGCTCGGCCAGTGCTATTCGAAATGCTTCGTCAACGGCGCGCAGCTCACCCCGCAGCAGATCGCGGCGCAAGGCGGCAACCAGAGCCTGATCCATATCGACTGGATGATCGGTTCGGCCGAGACGGATATCGACGGCATTTTGCCCGATGGCAGCAAGGTGCCGGTATTCCGCAAGGGCGAGTGGGCGAAGTAG
- a CDS encoding MBL fold metallo-hydrolase produces the protein MRRLVSAALALFGAFLTPALAQQPQRSECLAMANAAPRAMPVAFRQAAGSAEVEITYAGHSTYYIDTPAGLRIATDYSGAYQVGRLPDVVTMNRAHSTHYTLFPDRRIPHVLHGWSEDGKPAIVSTRVGDTIIRNVTTDIRRYFGDDAGADMIRDGNSIFIFEVAGLCIGHLGHLHHKLDDSHFAQIGRLDIVMVPIDGTYTMSLGGISEITKRLRSSVVLPMHRFATPLDDFMRRIGQDFEIDRRTERSFRMSRDGLPSKPTVIILDGV, from the coding sequence ATGCGGCGACTGGTTTCGGCGGCTCTGGCTCTGTTCGGTGCATTCCTCACCCCTGCTCTCGCCCAGCAACCGCAGCGCAGCGAGTGCCTGGCGATGGCCAATGCCGCGCCGCGGGCCATGCCGGTCGCGTTCCGGCAGGCCGCCGGCTCCGCCGAGGTCGAGATCACTTACGCCGGCCATTCGACCTACTACATCGACACGCCCGCCGGCTTGCGTATCGCCACCGACTATAGCGGCGCCTATCAGGTCGGCCGGCTGCCCGACGTCGTCACCATGAACCGCGCCCACAGCACGCACTACACCTTGTTCCCGGACAGGCGTATTCCCCATGTGCTGCATGGCTGGAGCGAGGACGGCAAGCCCGCGATCGTGTCGACCCGCGTCGGAGACACCATCATCCGCAACGTCACGACCGACATCCGCCGCTATTTCGGTGATGATGCCGGCGCCGACATGATCCGCGACGGCAATTCGATCTTCATCTTCGAGGTCGCCGGCCTCTGCATCGGCCATCTCGGCCATCTCCACCACAAGCTCGACGACAGCCATTTCGCCCAGATCGGACGGCTCGACATCGTGATGGTGCCGATCGACGGCACCTATACCATGTCGCTGGGAGGCATCTCCGAGATCACCAAGCGCCTGCGCTCCTCCGTGGTGCTGCCGATGCACCGCTTCGCCACGCCGCTCGACGATTTCATGCGCCGGATCGGCCAGGACTTCGAGATCGACCGCCGTACCGAACGCTCGTTCCGGATGTCGCGGGATGGACTGCCGTCGAAGCCGACGGTGATCATCCTCGACGGGGTCTGA
- the pcaB gene encoding 3-carboxy-cis,cis-muconate cycloisomerase has protein sequence MPAFAASTTVLDSMLFRDAFGTPEMREVFSDLALVARYAEVEVALAKAEAKCGVIPQQAADQIAARTDVAALDFELLRQETDIVGYPILPLVHQMVKQCGEAGRYVHWGATTQDIMDTAVVLQLRAALEIVARDIDELRRVLASLSKRHRDTPMAGRTHLQQALPVTFGYKTAIWLAMFDRHAERLAQLKPRVLVGQFAGAAGTLASLGDKGFEVQEALCAELKLGVPASTWHVARDGFAEAVNFLALVTGSLGKIALDIMIMASTEFAEVYEPFVKGRGASSTMPQKRNPISSELMLAASKAVRQHAGLMLDAMVQDFERATGPWHAEWMAIPESFVLTAGALHQAKFALAGLIVDEAKMNDNLAISRGLIVAEAVMMGLAPQLGRQEAHDVVYDACRRANDEGMSLADALSGDTRITSRIDRATIEALTSPKNYLGLAPAMVDRVLKSATR, from the coding sequence ATGCCCGCCTTTGCCGCTTCCACCACCGTGCTCGATTCCATGCTGTTCCGCGACGCCTTCGGCACGCCGGAGATGCGGGAGGTGTTCTCCGACCTTGCGCTGGTGGCGCGCTATGCCGAGGTCGAGGTGGCGCTGGCCAAGGCGGAGGCGAAATGTGGCGTGATCCCGCAGCAGGCTGCCGATCAGATCGCTGCGCGGACTGACGTTGCCGCGCTCGATTTCGAGCTGTTGCGGCAGGAGACCGACATCGTCGGCTATCCGATCCTCCCGCTGGTGCACCAGATGGTGAAACAATGCGGCGAGGCCGGCCGCTACGTGCATTGGGGCGCGACCACGCAGGACATCATGGACACCGCCGTGGTGCTGCAGCTCCGCGCCGCGCTGGAGATCGTCGCGCGCGACATCGACGAGCTTCGCCGCGTCCTGGCGAGCCTCTCGAAACGCCATCGCGACACGCCGATGGCGGGCCGCACCCATCTCCAGCAGGCGCTGCCGGTGACCTTCGGCTACAAGACCGCAATCTGGCTCGCCATGTTCGATCGCCATGCCGAGCGGCTGGCGCAGCTGAAGCCGCGCGTCCTGGTCGGCCAGTTCGCCGGTGCCGCGGGCACGCTGGCCTCGCTGGGCGACAAGGGCTTCGAGGTGCAGGAGGCGCTCTGCGCCGAGCTGAAGCTCGGCGTTCCCGCCTCGACCTGGCACGTCGCGCGCGACGGCTTTGCCGAGGCCGTGAACTTCCTCGCGCTCGTCACCGGCTCGCTCGGCAAGATCGCGCTCGATATCATGATCATGGCCTCGACCGAGTTCGCCGAAGTCTACGAGCCTTTCGTCAAGGGACGCGGCGCTTCCTCGACCATGCCGCAGAAGCGCAACCCGATCTCGTCGGAACTGATGCTGGCGGCCTCCAAGGCGGTACGCCAGCACGCCGGCCTGATGCTCGATGCCATGGTGCAGGATTTCGAGCGCGCCACGGGTCCCTGGCACGCCGAATGGATGGCGATCCCCGAGAGCTTCGTGTTGACCGCCGGCGCGCTGCACCAGGCGAAGTTTGCGCTCGCAGGTCTCATCGTCGATGAGGCGAAGATGAACGACAATCTCGCCATCAGCCGTGGCCTGATCGTGGCCGAAGCGGTCATGATGGGGCTCGCGCCGCAACTCGGCCGGCAAGAGGCCCATGACGTGGTCTATGACGCCTGCCGTCGGGCCAACGACGAGGGAATGAGCCTGGCCGATGCGCTGTCAGGGGACACGCGGATCACGAGCCGCATCGATCGCGCCACAATCGAGGCGCTCACCTCACCGAAAAATTACCTCGGGCTTGCGCCTGCCATGGTTGACCGGGTGCTGAAATCGGCAACGCGTTGA